The following is a genomic window from Stenotrophomonas maltophilia.
AGATCGATCCAAGACGACATTGCGATGGCCGGGAGTTGGGGAAGCGGGAACAGGACGTACCAGGCCACGCGCACGGTGCCACTGCCACTGCATGGCGACAGCGACAATGTCACTTCAAATTAGATCGATTCAAGTTGTCCGTGCCACGTCACCGGATCAATCCAGGAGAGAGGGAGAGATGGGAATGAAGCATTCAACACGTACGCATGGCCAGGACGCATTGTCGTTGGCCATCGCGCTGGCCCTGGCTGCCGCCGTTCTGCCGGCTGGCGCCGCCGCGCAGCAGGCCGCCAGCACCGGCACGCAGGACGCCACCACCCTGGACAGTGTCCAGGTCACCGGCTACCGCTACGCCATCGAGAAGAGCCTCGAGCAGAAGCGCGACGCCAACGCCGTGGTCGAAGTGATCACCGCCGAAGACGTCGGCAAGTTCCCCGACAAGAATGTCGCCGATGCGCTGCAGCGCGTCCCCGGCGTGGTCATCACCCGTAGTGGCGGTGAAGGCAAAAGCGTCAGCGTGCGCGGCCTGGCACCGGACCTGACCCTGACCCAGTTGAACGGCAACTACGTTGCTACTTCGGAAACCAACGACGAAGCCACGCGTTCGTTCAACTACACCCTGCTGCCGTCGAACATGCTGTCCAGCGCCGAGCTGTTCAAGTCGCCGGAAGCGCGCATCGATGAAGGCGGCATCGGCGGCACGGTCATCCTGCACACCCGACGCCCGCTGGACATGGAATCCAACTCGGGCTTCGTCACGCTCGAGGGCACCTCCTCCGACACCCATCACGATATCGATCCGCAGGCGTCTGCGCTGTACTCATGGCACAGCCAGGACGAACGCTTCGGCGTGCTGGTGGGCGTGACCCAGCAGAAGCGCACCACCCGGACCATGGAGGCCAGCACCGAGGATTACCAGTGGTATGGCGCCGGCAAGGCGCGTGATGCCTACGGCAATACGCAGGCACAGGATGGCATCCACTACTGGTGGGGCCGCTCCGGCTTCAACAACCAGTCCGGCCAGAACTACACCGACTTCTTCATGCCCACCTCGGTGAATTTCGCGGTGAAGGAAGAGAAGCGCGAGCGCAAGGGCGGCCAGCTGACCTTCCAGTTCAAGCCGGTCGACAACCTCACCCTGACCGCGAACTACTTCCGCTTCGAGCTTCAGGGTGACTACACCCAGAACATGCTGAAAATTCCCGAATGGAGCATGGCCCGCTTCAACGGCGACGGCAACTGGGCCGGCGGCCGCCTGCTCAACGGCCTGGACTTCGATCCCAGTGGCAGCATCGTCACCGGTGGCCAGTTCGAGAAGCTGGCCGGTAAAACCTATTACTGCAGCGAGGACGAGGCCAAGGCCGCCGGTCTTGCACCCGGCGGCTGGGGCCCGGACGACTGCACCGTTCCCACCCCGCAGCTGACCGGTGGCTACAGTAAGGAAAAGGCACTCTCGCAGACCGCCGACCTGAGCATCGACTGGGATATCAGCCCGCTGTGGAAGGCTTCGTTCACCGGTGGCCGCACCTGGTCCGAAGGTGGCCCGTCGATGAACTTCCGCATGTCGGCCAAGCCGCGCCGCAAGGACGGCAACGTCTACCTGCCCGGCAATCTGTACAGCGCGTGGGATCTGACCGGCACCCCGTCTGCGACCTTCTCGCCGGACCTGCAGCAGCAGCTGATGAACGGCATCGCCGAAGTCGATACCGGCTCCACCGATTCGTCGTGGAAGCGCACCGAGGTCAAGCAGAGCTACTTCCAGGCCGATGTGACCAAGCTGTTCGAGTCCGGCTGGCTGGATTCGATCCAGTTCGGCGCCAAGTACCGTGACGGCAAGGTCCACCGCAACACCGGCAATACCTACTGGGTGTGCCCGGGCCGCGACCCGGCCGACTATGACAACAGCCGCTACCAGAGCGGCTGCGACCCGACCGCCGGCAACGCGCAGCCGGGCTTCTTCCTGTCCAACCCGATCAGCAACATTGCCGGCGGCTTCAACGCCAATGTATTCCCGGGCATCAACTACCCGGCCTACATCGACTACCTGAACCAGACCTACGGCGGTTCGCACAACAGGACCGAGGAAGACTTCGTCTACAACGTCAACGAGAAGATCTACTCCGGATACTTCCAGGCCAACTTCCGTACCGAGCGCCTGCGCGGCAATGTCGGCGTGCGCGTGGTGCGTACCAAGCAGTTCGCCCAGTCCTCCGACTCGATCGAGAAGTTCAACGACTACTTCCTGGACAACGCCTCCGGCGCGCCGATGGCGTGCACCGATCCGGCCGCGGCGGCCTATCCGACCTACAGCTGCGAAAGTGGCTTCGTGCGCCTTCCGCATGATCTGGCGCAGAGCAAGACCTACGACCTGATCGGCGTGGACCGCACCTACACCGATGTGCTGCCGAGCTTCAACATCGCCTGGGACATCACCGATACGCTGGTCCTGCGTGGCGCGGCGTCCAAGGTCATCGCCCGCCCCGGCTACACCGACATCGCCGCGCCCGGTGCACTGAGCTACTACAGCCAGGAGTACGTCAATGATCGCCGCGTGGCGGGCGGTGCATCGACCGCCGGCTGGGTCGGCCAGGGCAGCAACAAGCAGCTGGAGCCGTTCAAGGCCACCCAGTTCGACCTGGGCCTGGAGTGGTACTTCCAGCCCGGTGCCGTTGCCGGCGTGGGCCTGTTCCGCAAGAACGTGGACAACTTCACCCTGCCGGTGGTGCGTGACACGCCGATGGTCATCGGTGGCGAGGCGGTGACCGTGCAGCGCTACGAGACCCAGGCCAACGGCCGTGATGGCGTTTCCCAGGGCGTGGAGCTGTACGGCCAGTACACCTTCGATTTTGGCGTGGGCGTGCAGGCCAACTACACCTACAACGACACCAACCTGGCATCGATCGTGCTGGATGGCCAGGAGATCGGCTCCTCGCCGCTGGTCGGCAGTGCCAAGAACCAGGCCAACGTGACCGTCTTCTACGAGAACGAGAAGTTCCTCGCACGCGCTTCGTTCAACCGGCGTGGCCAGGTGGTGGGCGGGCTCAACAACGGCCTGACCGTCTACACCGAGCCCTACGATCAGCTGGATCTGAACGTTGCCTACAACCTGACCCCGGACTGGACGCTGACCGCCTCGGTGATCAACGCCACCAAGTCCGAACAGCGCGTGCACCTGGGCAGTGACAGCAAGGCCCGCCTCATCTCCAACACCTATGCAGGCCGCCAGCTGTACTTCGGCGCCACCTGGAAGTTCTGACGTCGCACCGGGTGGCCCGGGCCTGACCCGGTGCTGCCCCGCCCCGCCGCGCGCGGGGTCATTCCTCCACGGCAGCCACGCTGGTACAGGTGGCTGCCGTTTTTGTTGGAAGGGGTGACGCGTTGGCGGCGCTGGCCTGGCGTTCAGCCCCGCGCTTGACCCTGCCATCGTTGGAAGGTGCACACTGGATCCCTCTCAAGAGCAGCGACGGAGCGACAGATGGAATTCCATGTTGACGGCATGACCTGCGGCGGCTGCGCGCGCAGCGTGACCCGTGCGATCCAGCAGATTGATCCGGACGCCCGCGTGGAGGCCGACCCGCCGACCGGGCGGGTCAAGGTGCAGACCACCGCCTCGCAGGAGCGGGTGTTTGCCGCGGTGAACGACGCAGGCTTCCCGCCGCGCACCGCCTGATCCGCAGCCTCGCGTCGATGACCAGGCCCGCCCGGTGCAATCACATCCGGCGGGCTTTTTCATATGCGCGACAGCGTCTCAGTGCTTGTGCGCGCGCCGCCGCACCGCGCCGGTCTTCGGTGCATCCACCGGCAGCTGCATTTCTTCATCCTTACCCAACCGCTCCAGGATCGGGCATTCCGGACGTTCGTCGCCTGCGCAGCAGCTGATCAGGGACTTCAGCGTGTCGGCCATCTGCCGCATGCTTTCGATGCGTTGTTCCAGGTCGACGATGTGCTGTTCGGCCAGGCGCTTGACGTCGGCACTGTGCCGCGAGGTGTCGTTCCAGAGGCCGAGCAGATCGGTGATCTCGGCCACCTGGAAGCCCAGATCGCGTGCGCGGCGGATGAAGCGCAGGCGGTGGATGTCCGCCTGCGAGTACGCCCGGTAGCCCGACTCGGTGCGATCGGCCGCGGGAATCAGGCCGATCTGTTCGTAGTAGCGGATCATCTTCGCCGAGACATTGGAGGCCTTGGCGGCTTCACCGATGTTCATGCAGGTCTCCTTCAACGGGTCGCAGCAGGCGCATCCGCCATCGGCGGCTGGAAGCGGCGCAGGCGCAGCGCGTTGCCCAGCACGAACACGCTGGACAGGGCCATCGCACCGGCCGCGAACACCGGCGACAGCAGCACGCCCCAGACCGGGTACAGCACGCCGGCCGCCACCGGAATCAACGCGGTGTTGTAGGCAAAGGCCCAGAACAGGTTCTGCCGGATGTTGCCCAGCGTCGCCTTCGACAGCGCGATGGCATTGGGCACGCCCTGCAGGCTGCCCGACATCAGCACCACATCGGCCGATTCCACCGCGATATCGGTACCGGTGCCGATGGCCAGTCCGACATCGGCCTCGGCCAGTGCTGGCGCATCGTTGATGCCGTCGCCGACGAAGGCGACGTGCCCATGCACCGCCTTCAGTCGACGTATCGCCTCGACCTTGCCTGCCGGCAGCACCTCGGCGACCACCTCATCGATGCCGAGCTGACGCGCGATCGCCTGCGCGGTGCCCGCATTGTCACCGGTGATCATCGCCACCTTCAGGCCCAGCTGGTGCAGCGCCGCGATGGCCGCGGGCGTGCTCGGCTTGATCGGATCGGAGACCGCGATGATCGCCGCCAGGCGCCTGTCGATGGCGGCATACAGCGGCGACTTGCCCTGCGTTCCGAGCTGGCTGGCTTGCGCAGCAAAGGGCGTGATGTCCACGCCCAGCTCGCGCATGAAGCGATCGGCGCCAACCTCCACCCGCGTGCCCCCCACACCGGCACGCACACCCATGCCGGTGACCGATTCGAAATCGACCATCGCCGGCAGCGCGATGCCCTGCGCAGTGGCCGCATCCACAATCGCGCGGGCAATCGGATGCTCCGAGCGCGACTCCACTGCCGCCACCGCTGCCAGTACCGTGCTGCGATCAAAGCCGTCGGCGATCTCCAGGTCGGTCAGCCGCGGACGGCCTTCGGTCAGGGTGCCGGTCTTGTCCACCGCCACCACCTGCGCGTCCTTCAGCAGCTGCAAGGCCTCGCCCTTGCGGAACAGCACGCCCATTTCCGCGCCGCGGCCGGTGCCGACCATGATCGAGGTCGGCGTGGCCAGCCCCATCGCGCACGGGCAGGCAATGATCAGCACCGCCACCGCGTTGACCAGGGCAAAGCTGAGCGCCGGCGACGGACCGACCACCCACCAGACCAGGAAGGTCGCCAGCGCGGCCAGCATCACCGCCGGCACGAACCAGAGCGTCACCTTGTCGACCACGGCCTGGATCGGCAGTTTCGAGCCCTGCGCCTGTTCGACCATCCGGATGATCTGCGCCAGCAGGGTCTGCCCGCCGACCGCCGTCGCGCGCACGGTCAATGCGCCGGTCTGGTTGATCGTGCCTCCCACCGCGTTGCTGCCGGGCTGCTTCTCGACTGGAACCGGCTCGCCACTGATCATCGATTCGTCGATGTAGCTGCGGCCTTCGATCACCTCGCCATCCACCGGCACCCGCTCGCCCGGGCGCACCTCCACCACGTCACCGGCCAGCACCTGGCCGACCGGAATATCGACCGCGCGCCCGTCACGGATGACATGGGCGACTTTCGCCTGCAGCTTGACCAGGCGCTTGATCGCCTCCGAGGTCCGGCCCTTGGCACGCGCTTCGAGGAAGCGCCCCAGCAGGATCAGGGCGACGATCACCGCCGCCGCTTCGTAGTAGACGTTCACCGTGCCCGTCGGCAGCAGCCGCGGCAGGAAGGTGGCCACCACCGAGTAGCCGAAGGCTGCGGCGGTACCTACCGCCACCAGCGAGTTCATGTCCGGTGCCAGCCGCAGCAGTGCCGGGAAGCCCTTCAGGTGGAAGCGGCGGCCCGGGATCGCCAGCACCAGGGTGGTCAGCACGAACTGCAGGTACCAGCTGGCCTGCAGGCCGATCGTGGACATCACCCAGTGATGCATGCCGGGAACCAGGTGTGAGCCCATCTCCAGCACGAACACCGGCAGTGCCAGCGCGGTGGCCACGATCAGGTCGCGCTTGAGTTCGGCGCGCTCGACGTCCTTCCTTTCGGCCGCTTCATCCTCGGCGGCCGCGCCGTCCTCGATCACACGTGCGTCATAGCCGGCCTTGTCGATGGCTGCAATCAGCGCAGCCGCATCGGCCACGCCACGCACGGTGGCACGTTCGGTGGCCAGGTTCACGTTGGCCTGGCTGACGCCGGGAACCGCCAGCAGCGCGCGCTCGACACGGCCCACGCAGGAGGCACAGGTCATGCCTTCCACGGCCAGTTCGGTGGTGGCGGCCGGTACGTCATAGCCCACCCGCTCCACGGCCTGGATCAGCGCTGCGCGATCAACCGGGCCAGAGGGGCGGATGTCCGCACGCTCGGTGGCCAGGTTCACCGCTACGCTGCCCACGCCCTCCACCTTTGACAGCGCCGCTTCGACGCGGCCCACGCAGCTGGCACAGGTCATGCCCTCGATGGGCAGGCTGATCGTAGCAGGGACGGCAGTGGCGCGAGGCGTACTCATGATCGGATTCCCGGGCTTGCTTGTGGATGCGCACAGGCTAAACCTTGCCATCGTGGGAAGGTCAAATCCAGCCGCCCCGGGAACGACCGGTAGCGCCGGGCCAGGCCCGGCGTACCGCCCGCAATCCACCTCAGAAGGTGAACACGTACTCCAGCGCGAACTCGCGGCCCACCGCGCTCAACAGGCGGGTCGGCGCGAAGTCGTAGTCCAGCTTGTACGGGTCTTTGTGGTTCCAGCTGGCCGAGTTGAACGCGTTGTTGACGTACACGTTGACCTTGGCGTGCTCGGTCACCTGGTAGCCCACGTTGAAATTCCAGGTGATGAACGGCCCGACCCGGCCGAAGTAGCGCGCGGTCC
Proteins encoded in this region:
- a CDS encoding TonB-dependent receptor; the protein is MGMKHSTRTHGQDALSLAIALALAAAVLPAGAAAQQAASTGTQDATTLDSVQVTGYRYAIEKSLEQKRDANAVVEVITAEDVGKFPDKNVADALQRVPGVVITRSGGEGKSVSVRGLAPDLTLTQLNGNYVATSETNDEATRSFNYTLLPSNMLSSAELFKSPEARIDEGGIGGTVILHTRRPLDMESNSGFVTLEGTSSDTHHDIDPQASALYSWHSQDERFGVLVGVTQQKRTTRTMEASTEDYQWYGAGKARDAYGNTQAQDGIHYWWGRSGFNNQSGQNYTDFFMPTSVNFAVKEEKRERKGGQLTFQFKPVDNLTLTANYFRFELQGDYTQNMLKIPEWSMARFNGDGNWAGGRLLNGLDFDPSGSIVTGGQFEKLAGKTYYCSEDEAKAAGLAPGGWGPDDCTVPTPQLTGGYSKEKALSQTADLSIDWDISPLWKASFTGGRTWSEGGPSMNFRMSAKPRRKDGNVYLPGNLYSAWDLTGTPSATFSPDLQQQLMNGIAEVDTGSTDSSWKRTEVKQSYFQADVTKLFESGWLDSIQFGAKYRDGKVHRNTGNTYWVCPGRDPADYDNSRYQSGCDPTAGNAQPGFFLSNPISNIAGGFNANVFPGINYPAYIDYLNQTYGGSHNRTEEDFVYNVNEKIYSGYFQANFRTERLRGNVGVRVVRTKQFAQSSDSIEKFNDYFLDNASGAPMACTDPAAAAYPTYSCESGFVRLPHDLAQSKTYDLIGVDRTYTDVLPSFNIAWDITDTLVLRGAASKVIARPGYTDIAAPGALSYYSQEYVNDRRVAGGASTAGWVGQGSNKQLEPFKATQFDLGLEWYFQPGAVAGVGLFRKNVDNFTLPVVRDTPMVIGGEAVTVQRYETQANGRDGVSQGVELYGQYTFDFGVGVQANYTYNDTNLASIVLDGQEIGSSPLVGSAKNQANVTVFYENEKFLARASFNRRGQVVGGLNNGLTVYTEPYDQLDLNVAYNLTPDWTLTASVINATKSEQRVHLGSDSKARLISNTYAGRQLYFGATWKF
- a CDS encoding heavy-metal-associated domain-containing protein; this translates as MEFHVDGMTCGGCARSVTRAIQQIDPDARVEADPPTGRVKVQTTASQERVFAAVNDAGFPPRTA
- the cueR gene encoding Cu(I)-responsive transcriptional regulator, translating into MNIGEAAKASNVSAKMIRYYEQIGLIPAADRTESGYRAYSQADIHRLRFIRRARDLGFQVAEITDLLGLWNDTSRHSADVKRLAEQHIVDLEQRIESMRQMADTLKSLISCCAGDERPECPILERLGKDEEMQLPVDAPKTGAVRRRAHKH
- a CDS encoding heavy metal translocating P-type ATPase; the protein is MSTPRATAVPATISLPIEGMTCASCVGRVEAALSKVEGVGSVAVNLATERADIRPSGPVDRAALIQAVERVGYDVPAATTELAVEGMTCASCVGRVERALLAVPGVSQANVNLATERATVRGVADAAALIAAIDKAGYDARVIEDGAAAEDEAAERKDVERAELKRDLIVATALALPVFVLEMGSHLVPGMHHWVMSTIGLQASWYLQFVLTTLVLAIPGRRFHLKGFPALLRLAPDMNSLVAVGTAAAFGYSVVATFLPRLLPTGTVNVYYEAAAVIVALILLGRFLEARAKGRTSEAIKRLVKLQAKVAHVIRDGRAVDIPVGQVLAGDVVEVRPGERVPVDGEVIEGRSYIDESMISGEPVPVEKQPGSNAVGGTINQTGALTVRATAVGGQTLLAQIIRMVEQAQGSKLPIQAVVDKVTLWFVPAVMLAALATFLVWWVVGPSPALSFALVNAVAVLIIACPCAMGLATPTSIMVGTGRGAEMGVLFRKGEALQLLKDAQVVAVDKTGTLTEGRPRLTDLEIADGFDRSTVLAAVAAVESRSEHPIARAIVDAATAQGIALPAMVDFESVTGMGVRAGVGGTRVEVGADRFMRELGVDITPFAAQASQLGTQGKSPLYAAIDRRLAAIIAVSDPIKPSTPAAIAALHQLGLKVAMITGDNAGTAQAIARQLGIDEVVAEVLPAGKVEAIRRLKAVHGHVAFVGDGINDAPALAEADVGLAIGTGTDIAVESADVVLMSGSLQGVPNAIALSKATLGNIRQNLFWAFAYNTALIPVAAGVLYPVWGVLLSPVFAAGAMALSSVFVLGNALRLRRFQPPMADAPAATR